The following proteins are encoded in a genomic region of Candidatus Eisenbacteria bacterium:
- the moeB gene encoding molybdopterin-synthase adenylyltransferase MoeB yields MRLAWRAAGWIERDARLGASDIRGEYHLGILSIRSWPRRGASRVGAARESIRNRERCGVSDHESGLPPLGDDELRRYGRHLVLPEVGLEGQQRLKAARVLVVGAGGLGSPLALYLAAAGVGRIGLVDFDRVDLSNLQRQVLYDTRDVGRAKLAAASERLRALNPEIEVRAHEVRLASDNAFEILGDYDVVADGTDNFPTRYLVNDACVLLGKPNVHGSIFRFEGQVSVFDAARGPCYRCLFADPPPAGLVPSCAEGGVLGVLPGVIGVLQAIETVKLILGIGEPLIGRLLIFDALAMRFRELKLRKDPNCRLCGANPTVRALIDYESFCGVGADAAGAGAEQLTVRELAGLRARGEAPELLDVREPFEIRVAHLEGARLIPLGGLAERVAELDRSRPWVVMCHHGTRSARAAEFLRAQGFTNVRNLTGGIDAWSLEVDPTVPRY; encoded by the coding sequence GTGCGGCTCGCGTGGCGAGCCGCCGGGTGGATAGAGCGCGACGCGCGTCTTGGTGCCTCCGACATCCGCGGCGAGTATCACCTCGGCATCCTAAGCATCCGATCGTGGCCACGTCGAGGAGCTTCACGAGTCGGGGCAGCGCGCGAGTCGATTCGCAATCGAGAAAGGTGTGGCGTGAGCGATCACGAATCCGGGCTTCCTCCGCTCGGCGACGACGAGTTGAGACGCTACGGGCGGCATCTCGTGCTGCCCGAAGTCGGTCTCGAGGGCCAGCAGCGGCTCAAGGCCGCCCGCGTGCTGGTGGTGGGTGCGGGCGGGCTCGGTTCGCCGCTGGCGCTCTACCTGGCGGCAGCGGGGGTGGGCCGCATCGGCCTCGTCGACTTCGATCGGGTCGATCTCAGCAATCTGCAGCGGCAGGTGCTCTACGACACCCGCGACGTCGGCCGGGCCAAGCTCGCGGCCGCATCCGAGCGACTGCGCGCGCTGAATCCCGAGATCGAAGTTCGCGCCCACGAGGTGCGTCTCGCGAGCGACAACGCGTTCGAGATTCTGGGCGACTACGACGTGGTGGCCGACGGCACCGACAACTTCCCGACCCGCTACCTGGTGAACGACGCGTGCGTGTTGCTCGGCAAGCCGAACGTGCACGGGAGCATCTTCCGTTTCGAGGGCCAGGTCAGCGTGTTCGATGCGGCGCGCGGACCTTGCTATCGGTGTCTGTTCGCCGATCCGCCGCCCGCCGGCCTGGTGCCGAGCTGCGCAGAAGGCGGGGTGCTCGGCGTGCTGCCCGGCGTGATCGGCGTGCTGCAGGCGATCGAGACCGTGAAGCTGATTCTCGGCATCGGTGAGCCGCTGATCGGAAGACTGCTGATCTTCGACGCGCTCGCGATGCGGTTCCGCGAGCTCAAGTTGCGCAAGGATCCGAATTGCCGCCTGTGCGGTGCGAATCCGACCGTTCGCGCGCTCATCGACTACGAGTCATTCTGCGGCGTCGGCGCCGACGCCGCCGGAGCGGGTGCGGAACAGCTCACGGTTCGCGAGCTGGCCGGGCTGCGCGCGCGCGGCGAGGCGCCGGAGCTGCTCGACGTGCGCGAGCCGTTCGAAATTCGCGTGGCCCACCTCGAAGGTGCGAGGCTGATTCCGCTCGGCGGGCTCGCGGAGCGGGTCGCCGAGCTGGACCGCAGCCGGCCATGGGTGGTGATGTGTCACCACGGAACGCGCAGCGCGCGCGCCGCGGAGTTTCTGAGAGCGCAGGGGTTCACGAACGTCCGAAATCTCACCGGCGGCATCGATGCGTGGTCGCTCGAAGTCGACCCGACGGTGCCACGTTACTAA
- a CDS encoding M48 family metalloprotease, protein MKSRLQIQSSGRRGAGRRLAASLGTLFALTLWLVWGCSVNPVTGKNELSLMSAAQEVEVGKEGHQAVVSEYGVYPDAALSRYVDSLGHALARVSHLPNLDWHFTVLDDPIVNAFALPGGYIYVTRGILAHLNSEAQLAGVVGHEIGHVTARHGAKRATQQQLTGLGLGVAGLLSSTVREYSQAAQTALGLLMLKYGRDDENQADELGVNYSTGAGWDSREMPGTYELLARIGARSGSTLPGFLSTHPDPGDRQVRTTNLSRAATAGKTGLIVRERDYVRRLNGMVYGSDPRNGYFEGAMFYHPEMDLQMSFPSGWQTQNSAQAVLAVKPDQKAGLQLTLANTNGLAPAEFVAELQRQGKLAATNGSGASIGGFPAWSGVATVPKADGSTARIVLAFVRRAEKTVLQLSGSSAVPGDADETALLQSIRSLRAISDASKRNPAIPRLSVIGAPRSGSFQEVLNAIPNQTLGADETAILNNRQLDQPVQSGESIKVVRSGAR, encoded by the coding sequence ATGAAGTCACGACTCCAGATCCAGTCGTCGGGACGGCGCGGCGCGGGCCGCCGCCTCGCCGCCAGCCTCGGCACCCTGTTCGCGCTCACGCTGTGGCTCGTGTGGGGTTGCTCGGTCAATCCGGTCACCGGCAAGAACGAGCTTTCGCTGATGAGCGCCGCGCAGGAAGTCGAGGTTGGCAAGGAAGGGCATCAGGCGGTGGTCTCCGAGTACGGGGTCTACCCGGATGCCGCGCTGTCGCGCTATGTCGACAGCCTCGGGCATGCGCTGGCGCGCGTGTCCCACCTGCCGAACCTCGACTGGCACTTCACGGTGCTCGATGATCCGATCGTCAACGCCTTCGCGCTGCCGGGCGGCTACATCTACGTGACGCGCGGCATCCTCGCGCACCTGAACTCGGAAGCGCAGCTCGCCGGAGTGGTCGGCCACGAGATCGGACACGTGACCGCGCGGCACGGTGCGAAACGCGCCACCCAGCAGCAGCTCACGGGACTTGGTCTAGGCGTCGCGGGGCTGCTCTCGAGCACGGTGCGCGAGTACAGCCAGGCGGCCCAGACGGCGCTCGGCCTGCTGATGCTCAAGTATGGGCGTGACGATGAGAATCAGGCCGACGAACTGGGCGTGAACTACTCGACCGGCGCGGGCTGGGACTCGCGCGAGATGCCGGGGACTTACGAACTGCTGGCGCGCATCGGCGCGCGCTCCGGATCGACGCTTCCGGGGTTCCTCTCGACTCACCCGGATCCCGGCGATCGCCAGGTGCGCACCACCAACCTCTCGCGCGCCGCGACCGCCGGCAAGACCGGTCTGATCGTGCGCGAGCGCGACTACGTGCGGCGGCTCAATGGCATGGTTTACGGCTCCGATCCGCGCAACGGCTACTTCGAGGGCGCGATGTTCTATCACCCCGAAATGGACCTGCAGATGTCATTCCCGTCCGGATGGCAGACGCAGAACAGCGCGCAAGCGGTGCTGGCGGTCAAGCCCGATCAGAAGGCCGGCCTGCAGCTCACGCTCGCGAACACCAACGGGCTCGCGCCCGCGGAGTTCGTCGCCGAGCTGCAACGCCAGGGCAAGCTCGCCGCGACCAACGGCTCCGGCGCTTCGATCGGCGGCTTCCCCGCCTGGTCGGGAGTCGCAACGGTGCCGAAGGCCGACGGCAGCACGGCGCGCATCGTGCTCGCCTTCGTGCGACGTGCCGAGAAGACGGTGCTGCAGCTGTCGGGTTCCTCGGCAGTGCCGGGCGACGCCGACGAGACCGCGCTGCTGCAGTCGATCCGATCGTTGCGCGCGATCTCGGACGCCTCGAAGCGCAATCCCGCGATCCCGCGTCTCAGTGTGATCGGCGCGCCGCGCTCCGGCAGCTTCCAGGAGGTGCTCAACGCGATCCCGAATCAGACGCTCGGCGCCGACGAGACGGCGATTCTCAACAATCGTCAGCTCGACCAGCCGGTGCAGTCGGGTGAGTCGATCAAGGTGGTCCGGTCGGGCGCGCGTTGA
- the glk gene encoding glucokinase, producing MILAADVGGTKTRVALYPPGGSPREPHREARLASRDYPSLEALVISFLASDAPPSVATFGIAGPVVDGRCEGANLPWVADSRVLSRSFGDAAVSLLNDLEATAHGLDLLTPAELAPLQIGAPHPGPRALIAAGTGLGLATVARVGDRWLPMPSEGGHADLAPHDAEGVELYNWLAQRYDALSDGHVSVERVLSGRGLADIYRFLSETGRGGEPAEFATRALGAEDLAPLVSAAALDGSCERARLAVRWFARFYGAEAGNLALRALATAGVYLGGGIAPRLLTLLQDGAFIEAFNSKGRLRRLVERVPVHVILDDRTAMWGAARVALAGSSKT from the coding sequence GTGATACTCGCCGCGGATGTCGGAGGCACCAAGACGCGCGTCGCGCTCTATCCACCCGGCGGCTCGCCACGCGAGCCGCACCGGGAGGCGCGACTTGCGAGCCGAGACTACCCGTCTCTCGAAGCGCTCGTCATCTCCTTCCTCGCCTCCGATGCCCCACCGAGCGTGGCGACGTTCGGGATCGCGGGCCCGGTGGTCGACGGCCGCTGCGAGGGTGCGAACCTGCCGTGGGTCGCCGACTCGCGCGTGCTCTCCCGCTCATTCGGAGACGCTGCGGTCTCGCTGCTCAACGATCTCGAGGCCACCGCGCACGGCCTCGACCTGCTGACGCCAGCGGAACTGGCCCCGCTTCAGATCGGCGCGCCGCATCCGGGCCCGCGCGCGCTGATCGCCGCCGGCACGGGTCTCGGCCTCGCCACGGTCGCCCGCGTCGGCGATCGCTGGCTGCCGATGCCGAGCGAGGGCGGACACGCCGACCTTGCGCCGCACGACGCGGAAGGCGTCGAGTTGTACAACTGGCTCGCGCAGCGCTACGACGCGCTCAGCGACGGACACGTGAGTGTCGAACGGGTGCTGTCGGGTCGCGGACTCGCTGACATCTATCGCTTCCTCAGCGAAACCGGGCGCGGCGGCGAACCGGCCGAGTTCGCCACCCGCGCGCTCGGAGCCGAGGACCTGGCGCCGCTCGTTTCCGCGGCCGCCCTCGACGGCAGCTGCGAGCGGGCGCGGCTCGCGGTTCGGTGGTTCGCGCGATTCTACGGTGCCGAGGCCGGCAATCTGGCGCTGCGCGCGCTGGCCACCGCCGGGGTCTACCTGGGCGGTGGAATCGCGCCGCGATTGCTGACGCTGCTGCAGGACGGCGCGTTCATCGAGGCATTCAACTCGAAGGGGCGACTTCGCAGACTGGTCGAACGGGTCCCGGTGCACGTGATCCTCGACGATCGGACCGCGATGTGGGGAGCGGCCCGGGTGGCCCTCGCGGGGTCGTCGAAGACCTGA
- a CDS encoding molybdopterin-dependent oxidoreductase, whose protein sequence is MSDTVQFQRRDFLKLIGLGVAGAASGCAQPADHLMPYLVQPNDVLPGIPYYFATTCRECPCGCGVIAKQREGRAIKVEGNPQHPVNGGGLCARGQSSLQGLYNPDRLKTPMIRDGANWKATTWDEALALATAKLSGARGKAALVTDHVSGSLHALAAEWSRGAGATHLVYEPFAYESLREANRRTFGTSAIADVDFARSEMLVSFGADFLETWMNPVRNARGFAAFRAKAFSGSGRFVAIEPRQSLTGANADEWIAVRPGGEMALALAMTHVLIEEGLAKVATAGAREAVAAFAPEAVSELTDVTAERIRELARAFVARAPSLAVAGGISTQSDQAVALLAAVNLLNWVAGNVGETVRFDRAVDFDAVAPFAEVQNLIGAMGEGRIEALVVIGANPVYATPAWAGFAAALDKVPFKLALATTLDETVAHCDLVLPIRHGLESWGDSEVLRGVHSLQQPGMKHVPMFESRETGDVLIALAKSAGFGANYPDAWLDYLKARWATHHKRLGGGRSWDDFWADALQAGGVWEDAGAINVRWAGAPAFANPTLDGAGDLALLLYPSANLFDGRGANKAWLQELPDPTTKVVWGSWAELHPETAAKLGVKMGDAVSVTTEAGAVTLPAYLYDGIRPDAVAIPLGQGHTAYGRYANGRGVSALGLLSPSQDAASGAVAYLRSRAKVARASQAVDLTMSQLEKHQHDRGIAQVVPLAAIAGLAGAAAHGAAGGAAASGHAAGGHGHHVEFPMATKPGRNTEPMARPEGWKPPAHAVSAFEPAEKARHPRNNPVTEGSYKNAKHRWAMAIDLHRCNGCSACVVGCYAENNIPTVGPAMVKRGREMAWIRIERFEESLGPGKKNDVRHIPMMCQHCGDAPCEIVCPVYATYHNPEGLNAQIYNRCVGTRYCSNNCPYKVRAFNFFDYSAPEKDTFAFPEPLNWQLNPDVTVRSKGVMEKCTMCVQRILEVKGTARDEHRDVHDGEINTACAQSCPTEAIVFGDLMDDESKVSKLSRRDDRRYWVFGELNTKPGVTYLKKVTPEA, encoded by the coding sequence ATGTCAGACACCGTCCAATTCCAGCGCCGCGATTTCCTCAAGCTGATCGGGCTCGGCGTCGCCGGCGCCGCCTCGGGCTGCGCGCAGCCGGCCGATCACCTGATGCCGTACCTGGTGCAGCCGAACGACGTGCTGCCCGGCATTCCCTACTATTTCGCGACCACCTGCCGCGAGTGCCCGTGCGGCTGCGGCGTGATCGCGAAGCAGCGCGAAGGGCGTGCGATCAAGGTCGAAGGCAATCCGCAGCATCCCGTCAATGGCGGTGGTCTGTGCGCGCGCGGTCAGTCGTCGCTTCAGGGTCTCTATAACCCGGATCGACTGAAGACGCCGATGATTCGCGACGGTGCGAACTGGAAGGCGACGACGTGGGACGAGGCGCTGGCGCTCGCAACCGCGAAGCTGAGCGGCGCTCGCGGCAAGGCGGCTCTCGTCACCGATCACGTGTCGGGATCGCTGCACGCGCTGGCGGCCGAGTGGTCGCGTGGTGCCGGGGCGACGCACCTGGTCTACGAGCCGTTCGCCTACGAGAGCCTCCGCGAGGCGAACCGGCGCACGTTCGGGACGTCGGCGATCGCCGATGTCGATTTCGCGCGCTCCGAGATGCTGGTGAGCTTCGGTGCCGATTTCCTCGAGACCTGGATGAACCCGGTTCGCAATGCGCGCGGCTTCGCTGCGTTTCGCGCCAAGGCGTTCAGCGGCTCCGGTCGCTTCGTGGCGATCGAGCCGCGCCAGTCCCTGACGGGTGCGAATGCCGATGAGTGGATCGCCGTGCGTCCGGGCGGCGAGATGGCGCTGGCGCTCGCCATGACTCACGTGCTGATCGAAGAGGGGCTGGCGAAGGTGGCGACGGCCGGCGCTCGTGAAGCGGTCGCGGCCTTCGCTCCCGAAGCGGTCTCCGAGCTCACCGACGTCACGGCCGAGCGGATTCGCGAGCTCGCGCGTGCGTTCGTTGCGCGCGCACCGAGCCTCGCGGTGGCGGGTGGGATCTCCACGCAGAGCGATCAGGCGGTGGCATTGCTGGCCGCCGTCAATCTGCTCAACTGGGTGGCCGGCAACGTCGGCGAGACGGTGCGCTTCGATCGCGCCGTCGACTTCGACGCCGTGGCGCCGTTCGCCGAGGTGCAGAATCTGATCGGTGCGATGGGCGAGGGACGCATCGAAGCGCTGGTCGTGATCGGTGCCAATCCGGTCTACGCGACGCCCGCATGGGCAGGCTTCGCCGCGGCACTCGACAAGGTTCCTTTCAAGCTCGCGCTCGCCACCACGCTCGACGAGACCGTTGCGCACTGCGACCTGGTGCTGCCGATCCGTCACGGGCTCGAGTCGTGGGGAGATTCCGAGGTGCTGCGAGGCGTCCATTCGCTGCAGCAGCCCGGCATGAAGCACGTGCCGATGTTCGAGAGCCGCGAAACCGGCGACGTGCTGATCGCGCTGGCCAAGTCCGCGGGCTTCGGTGCGAACTATCCGGACGCGTGGCTCGACTACCTGAAGGCGCGTTGGGCGACGCACCACAAGCGCCTGGGTGGCGGCCGCTCGTGGGACGATTTCTGGGCCGATGCGCTTCAGGCCGGCGGGGTGTGGGAGGACGCGGGCGCGATCAATGTCCGGTGGGCCGGCGCTCCGGCGTTCGCAAACCCGACGCTGGACGGCGCCGGAGATCTCGCGCTGCTGCTCTATCCGTCTGCAAACCTGTTCGACGGCCGCGGTGCGAACAAGGCGTGGCTGCAGGAATTGCCGGACCCGACCACCAAGGTGGTGTGGGGATCGTGGGCGGAGTTGCACCCTGAGACCGCCGCAAAGCTCGGCGTCAAGATGGGCGATGCCGTCTCAGTCACCACCGAGGCGGGTGCGGTCACGCTGCCGGCGTATCTGTACGACGGCATCCGACCCGACGCGGTCGCGATTCCGCTCGGGCAGGGCCACACCGCTTACGGCCGCTACGCGAATGGTCGCGGCGTGAGTGCGCTCGGGCTGTTGTCACCGTCTCAGGATGCCGCCTCGGGCGCGGTCGCCTACCTGCGCTCGCGCGCGAAGGTGGCGCGCGCTTCGCAGGCGGTCGACCTTACGATGTCGCAACTCGAGAAGCATCAGCACGACCGCGGGATCGCCCAGGTGGTTCCGCTCGCCGCGATCGCGGGACTCGCCGGTGCCGCCGCGCATGGCGCAGCGGGCGGCGCGGCCGCGAGTGGTCATGCGGCGGGCGGGCACGGGCACCACGTGGAATTCCCGATGGCCACCAAGCCGGGCCGCAATACCGAGCCCATGGCGCGGCCCGAGGGTTGGAAGCCGCCGGCGCATGCGGTGAGCGCGTTCGAGCCGGCCGAGAAGGCCCGGCACCCGCGGAACAATCCGGTCACCGAGGGCAGCTACAAGAACGCCAAGCATCGATGGGCGATGGCGATCGACCTCCACCGTTGCAACGGCTGCAGCGCGTGCGTGGTCGGCTGCTACGCCGAGAACAACATCCCGACCGTGGGCCCCGCGATGGTCAAGCGCGGGCGCGAGATGGCGTGGATCCGTATCGAGCGCTTCGAGGAGTCGCTGGGACCCGGCAAGAAGAACGACGTGCGGCACATCCCGATGATGTGCCAGCACTGCGGCGACGCGCCGTGCGAGATCGTGTGTCCGGTTTACGCGACCTATCACAACCCCGAGGGCCTGAACGCGCAGATCTACAACCGTTGCGTGGGGACGCGTTATTGCTCGAACAACTGTCCCTACAAGGTGCGCGCGTTCAACTTCTTCGACTATTCGGCGCCCGAGAAGGACACGTTCGCGTTCCCCGAGCCGCTCAACTGGCAGCTCAATCCCGACGTGACCGTGCGCTCGAAGGGCGTGATGGAGAAGTGCACGATGTGCGTGCAGCGCATTCTCGAGGTCAAGGGCACGGCGCGCGACGAACATCGCGACGTGCATGACGGCGAGATCAATACCGCGTGCGCGCAGTCCTGCCCGACCGAGGCGATCGTGTTCGGAGATCTCATGGACGACGAGAGCAAGGTGTCGAAGCTCTCGCGTCGCGACGACCGCCGGTACTGGGTGTTCGGCGAGCTCAACACCAAGCCGGGCGTGACGTATCTCAAGAAAGTGACGCCGGAAGCATGA
- a CDS encoding cytochrome c3 family protein has protein sequence MKRALAAILILATLAAATAALSQSFAVQLGRDKGPVQPISFRHSLHADTLGMNCLYCHTGADRSAIANIPAVSTCMGCHKIAGADKPEVMKLTEYWDRGEAVPWVEVYRLPDHVKFNHKRHVKAGVECVTCHGPVEKMGRVYQYSSLKMGWCVSCHRDNLDHPTNPASMDCLVCHH, from the coding sequence ATGAAGCGCGCCCTCGCCGCCATTTTGATCCTCGCGACGCTCGCAGCCGCCACCGCGGCGCTTTCCCAGTCGTTCGCGGTGCAGCTCGGGCGTGACAAGGGCCCCGTGCAGCCGATCAGCTTCCGTCACTCACTGCACGCCGACACGCTCGGCATGAACTGTCTCTACTGTCACACCGGCGCCGATCGCTCCGCGATCGCGAACATCCCGGCGGTGTCGACCTGCATGGGGTGTCACAAGATCGCGGGCGCCGACAAACCCGAAGTCATGAAGCTCACCGAGTACTGGGATCGTGGCGAAGCGGTGCCGTGGGTCGAAGTCTACCGGCTGCCCGATCACGTGAAGTTCAATCACAAGCGGCACGTGAAGGCGGGGGTCGAGTGCGTGACCTGCCACGGGCCGGTCGAAAAAATGGGCCGCGTCTATCAGTACTCGTCGCTCAAGATGGGCTGGTGCGTGAGCTGCCACCGCGACAATCTCGACCACCCTACGAATCCGGCGTCGATGGACTGCCTGGTTTGCCACCACTAG